A genomic region of Acidobacteriota bacterium contains the following coding sequences:
- a CDS encoding ribulose-phosphate 3-epimerase: MAEILPSILSADFARLGEQLSVLEQAGCGMVHVDVMDGHFVPNITLGPPVVASLRKATRMTLDVHLMISDPDRYAPLFIEAGADQVSVHQETCPHLDRTVKMIQGLGARAGVVVNPATSVDTLDDVLGFVDFVLIMSVNPGFGGQTFIPDTLDKVRRLAARKRERGLTFPIEIDGGVTRDNVGEVVRAGVEWVVAGSAVFGNGSPAVNVTENFNQLRQQARAAEMVRV; encoded by the coding sequence GCCGATTTCGCGCGCCTAGGCGAGCAGTTAAGCGTCCTGGAGCAGGCCGGGTGCGGGATGGTTCACGTGGACGTGATGGACGGCCATTTCGTGCCCAATATCACGCTGGGACCGCCGGTGGTGGCGTCCCTGCGCAAGGCCACGCGGATGACCCTGGATGTCCACTTGATGATTTCCGATCCGGACCGCTACGCGCCGCTCTTCATCGAAGCCGGTGCGGACCAGGTGAGCGTGCACCAGGAGACTTGCCCGCACCTGGACCGCACTGTCAAAATGATTCAAGGCCTCGGTGCGCGGGCGGGCGTGGTCGTCAATCCCGCGACGTCCGTCGACACGCTGGATGACGTGCTGGGGTTCGTCGATTTTGTCTTGATCATGAGTGTCAATCCGGGTTTTGGCGGACAAACGTTTATCCCTGACACGCTGGACAAGGTACGGCGGTTGGCGGCGCGCAAGCGGGAACGGGGTTTGACGTTCCCCATCGAGATCGACGGCGGCGTGACGCGCGATAATGTGGGGGAAGTCGTGCGGGCGGGCGTCGAATGGGTGGTGGCGGGATCGGCGGTTTTCGGAAACGGAAGCCCGGCCGTGAACGTCACGGAGAATTTCAACCAGTTGCGGCAGCAGGCTCGCGCTGCTGAAATGGTTCGTGTTTAA
- the bamD gene encoding outer membrane protein assembly factor BamD, with translation MFPTAKRLSLAGLAAVLLLSAGCGFHRKKYENPITKDTEQPDKVLFDKAIRDIEKTRYEVARLTLNTLINTYDSSEFLAKAKLAIADSWMRQAGTEGLAQAEAEYKDFQLFYPTMPEAPEAQAKICEIHFQQMEKADRDPNNALRAEQECRDLLVKYPNTKFAPQTTQRLREIQEVLAEAEMTAGDFYHHKGAFSAAANRLNGLVGQYPLYSHADAALWKEGDSYSHMGARFRQKAGEAYAKIVRDYPLSEYADAAKQKLKEMEMTVPEADPVAVARMKFEAANHVEPGMIHKAMSFLHHGPEVSEAAKSGTPTMNPPPREIPETVPKPADAGGFTGDVTVAPVTGTSALDTQPDARTPSAPADSTAKPAATAPPADTATSNDGKGNGKNNRKQKK, from the coding sequence ATGTTTCCTACTGCAAAACGATTGAGTTTGGCGGGCCTGGCGGCGGTGCTCCTGCTTTCCGCGGGCTGCGGTTTCCATCGCAAAAAATACGAGAACCCCATCACCAAGGACACCGAGCAGCCCGACAAAGTTCTCTTCGATAAGGCCATCCGCGACATCGAGAAGACGCGCTACGAAGTCGCGCGGCTAACGCTGAACACGCTCATCAACACCTATGACTCGAGCGAATTTCTGGCCAAGGCCAAGCTCGCCATCGCCGATAGCTGGATGCGGCAGGCAGGCACCGAGGGTTTGGCCCAGGCGGAGGCCGAATACAAAGATTTTCAGTTGTTCTATCCGACCATGCCGGAAGCTCCCGAAGCCCAGGCCAAGATTTGCGAGATCCATTTCCAGCAGATGGAAAAGGCCGACCGCGACCCCAACAACGCTTTGCGCGCCGAGCAGGAGTGTCGGGACCTGCTTGTGAAGTATCCCAACACCAAGTTTGCGCCGCAAACCACGCAAAGGCTGCGCGAGATTCAGGAAGTTCTCGCCGAGGCCGAGATGACCGCGGGGGATTTCTACCACCACAAAGGCGCGTTCTCAGCGGCGGCCAACCGGCTGAACGGACTGGTGGGCCAGTATCCGCTGTATAGCCATGCCGACGCAGCTCTCTGGAAAGAAGGCGACTCCTATTCGCACATGGGCGCCCGCTTCCGCCAGAAAGCCGGCGAGGCGTACGCCAAGATCGTGCGCGATTATCCGCTGAGCGAATATGCCGACGCGGCCAAGCAAAAATTGAAAGAGATGGAGATGACGGTGCCCGAAGCCGATCCCGTGGCGGTGGCGCGCATGAAGTTTGAAGCGGCCAACCATGTGGAGCCGGGCATGATTCATAAAGCCATGTCATTTCTCCACCACGGTCCCGAGGTGAGTGAGGCCGCCAAGAGCGGCACGCCCACCATGAATCCGCCGCCTCGTGAGATTCCAGAAACGGTGCCGAAGCCTGCCGACGCGGGCGGCTTTACGGGTGACGTGACTGTCGCGCCGGTCACCGGAACATCCGCTCTGGATACCCAACCCGACGCGCGGACTCCTTCCGCTCCCGCCGATTCCACGGCCAAGCCGGCCGCGACGGCGCCGCCCGCGGATACCGCGACGTCCAATGACGGTAAGGGCAACGGCAAGAATAACCGGAAGCAGAAAAAATAG
- a CDS encoding response regulator encodes MSLILLADDSPHALRMGEQILREEGYEVVCAASGADATRWLAAVHPDVVIADAFLPGWTGADSCPQVKAASRHTRVILTAGALETCDHAAAKRMGGDAFLRKPFEASVVAAVVAPLVREAGLDKSTAAPDRSEEIQALVARAVEEELPRMVEEITRKVLLALPR; translated from the coding sequence ATGAGCTTGATTTTGTTAGCGGACGACAGCCCTCACGCGCTGAGAATGGGTGAGCAGATCCTGCGCGAAGAAGGCTACGAAGTGGTCTGCGCCGCCAGCGGGGCGGACGCCACCCGGTGGCTGGCCGCGGTACATCCGGACGTGGTCATCGCCGATGCGTTTCTGCCCGGATGGACGGGCGCCGACTCATGCCCCCAGGTGAAAGCCGCCAGTCGGCACACGCGCGTGATTTTGACCGCTGGGGCGCTGGAAACCTGCGACCATGCCGCGGCCAAGAGAATGGGCGGAGACGCATTTCTGCGCAAACCGTTTGAAGCCTCCGTGGTCGCGGCGGTGGTGGCTCCCCTGGTTCGCGAGGCGGGCCTGGACAAGTCCACCGCTGCCCCGGACCGGAGCGAGGAGATCCAGGCTCTGGTGGCGCGCGCGGTGGAAGAAGAGCTCCCCCGCATGGTCGAGGAAATCACGCGCAAGGTGCTGCTGGCGCTGCCCCGCTGA
- a CDS encoding YajQ family cyclic di-GMP-binding protein, which translates to MPDNSFDIVSKIELPEVGNAVQQAVKEILQRFDLKDSHSSIELSEKENKILLHSSDEFKLKAITDVLQAKLVKRNVPLKGLNYGTITPAAGSSVRQEITLQQGIAIEKARDIVKRIKDSKLKVQASIQGDFVRVSGKDRDSLQQVIALLRGADFGIDMQFTNYRTN; encoded by the coding sequence ATGCCTGACAACAGTTTTGACATCGTTTCGAAAATCGAATTGCCGGAAGTCGGCAATGCCGTGCAGCAAGCCGTGAAGGAGATCCTGCAGCGCTTTGACCTGAAGGACAGCCATTCGTCGATTGAGCTGAGCGAGAAGGAGAACAAGATCCTGCTGCACAGCTCCGACGAGTTCAAATTGAAGGCCATCACCGATGTACTGCAGGCCAAGCTGGTCAAGCGGAATGTGCCCTTGAAAGGCCTGAACTACGGAACCATTACCCCGGCCGCGGGCTCCAGCGTGCGCCAGGAGATCACCTTGCAGCAGGGGATCGCCATCGAGAAGGCCCGCGACATCGTCAAGCGGATCAAGGACAGCAAGCTGAAGGTGCAGGCCTCGATTCAAGGCGACTTCGTGCGCGTGTCAGGAAAAGACCGTGACTCTTTACAGCAGGTGATCGCTCTGCTGCGCGGAGCCGACTTCGGCATCGACATGCAGTTCACCAACTACCGCACCAATTAG